Proteins co-encoded in one Longimicrobium sp. genomic window:
- a CDS encoding hemolysin family protein, with amino-acid sequence MVGPLLVVLLLLLFSALYVAAEFSAVSVRRARIRQKAEQGSAVAARLLPVLEDPRRLDRYISGSQMGITVTSLVVGAFAQGTLAVQLVPLFARWFRLRPAAAVSVTTVAVLLVLTMLQMVLSELVPKYLALARPTQVALFTVLPMKWSLTVFGPFISFLNGSAAAVLRLFGIPEVGHRHIHSPEEIDLLIAESRDGGMLEPDEHRRLRRALQLGIRPARHLMVPRNQISAIEISTPPDEVMRIVAESPYTRLPVYRQDIDDIVGVLHTRDLFVRELSGGGVAGTGIDALLRPVLQVPETVTAEQLLARMRESRTHQAVLLDEFGGVSGLVTLDDVLTEVMGDVGDELKGDEPGPERLPDGRVRLPGWLRVDEAEPWIGAYLEGESDTLGGRITEELGHVPAVGEQVRIHGVEMEVESVLHHAVAWIVARPRRGVGGRDEAEEEHGG; translated from the coding sequence ATGGTCGGACCGCTCCTGGTCGTTCTTCTCCTCCTTCTTTTCTCCGCGCTGTACGTGGCCGCCGAGTTCTCGGCGGTCAGCGTGCGCCGCGCCCGCATCCGGCAGAAGGCCGAGCAGGGAAGCGCGGTGGCCGCGCGGCTGCTGCCCGTGCTCGAGGACCCGCGCCGGCTGGACCGCTACATCTCGGGCAGCCAGATGGGGATCACCGTCACCTCGCTGGTGGTCGGTGCCTTCGCGCAGGGGACCCTGGCCGTGCAGCTGGTTCCCCTCTTCGCCCGCTGGTTCCGGCTGCGCCCCGCGGCCGCCGTGTCGGTGACCACGGTGGCCGTGCTGCTGGTGCTGACCATGCTGCAGATGGTGCTGTCGGAGCTGGTGCCCAAGTACCTGGCGCTGGCGCGGCCCACGCAGGTGGCGCTGTTCACGGTGCTGCCCATGAAGTGGTCGCTCACCGTGTTCGGGCCCTTCATCTCCTTCCTGAACGGGAGCGCCGCGGCGGTGCTGCGCCTGTTCGGCATCCCCGAGGTGGGGCACCGGCACATCCACTCGCCCGAGGAGATCGACCTCCTGATCGCCGAGAGCCGCGACGGGGGGATGCTGGAGCCCGACGAGCACCGGCGCCTGCGCCGCGCGCTGCAGCTGGGGATCCGCCCGGCGCGCCATCTGATGGTTCCGCGCAACCAGATCTCGGCCATCGAGATCTCCACCCCGCCCGACGAAGTGATGCGGATCGTGGCCGAGAGCCCGTACACCCGCCTCCCCGTCTACCGGCAGGACATCGACGACATCGTGGGGGTGCTGCACACCCGCGACCTGTTCGTGCGCGAGCTATCGGGCGGCGGGGTGGCCGGCACGGGCATCGACGCGCTGCTGCGCCCGGTGCTGCAGGTGCCCGAGACGGTGACCGCCGAGCAGCTGCTGGCACGGATGCGCGAGAGCCGCACCCACCAGGCGGTGCTGCTCGACGAGTTCGGCGGGGTGAGCGGGCTGGTGACGCTGGACGACGTGCTGACCGAGGTGATGGGCGACGTGGGCGACGAGCTGAAGGGCGACGAGCCCGGCCCCGAGCGCCTGCCCGACGGCCGCGTACGCCTTCCCGGGTGGCTGCGCGTGGACGAGGCCGAGCCCTGGATCGGCGCCTACCTCGAGGGCGAGAGCGACACCCTGGGCGGCCGCATCACCGAGGAGCTGGGGCACGTGCCGGCGGTGGGTGAGCAGGTGCGCATCCACGGGGTGGAGATGGAGGTGGAGAGCGTGCTCCACCACGCCGTGGCCTGGATCGTGGCCCGGCCGCGGCGCGGCGTGGGCGGCCGCGACGAGGCGGAGGAGGAGCACGGTGGATAA
- the kaiC gene encoding circadian clock protein KaiC, with protein MTAALHPVEKLATGIPGFDLIADGGLPLNRATLIAGTAGSAKTVFATHFLAAGIARGQPGVFVTFEDSVDDIRRNVGSFGWDVAAWEAAGTWAFVDASPNAEQATTVVGDFDLGALLARLEHAVRKSGAKRVSLDSLNALFVQYRDHAVLRSELYRITSHLKKMGVTLVFTSERTEEYGQVSMYGVEEFVADNVVILRNLLVDERRRRTLELLKVRGAPHQRGEFPFTITGEGIIALPLSGISLTQTSSSVRLPTGNATLDEMCGGGFFRDSIILLSGATGAGKTLMVTQFLAAGFEAGERCLLFAFEESRDQLYRNAAAWGYDFAGMERDGKLKVVNTYPHAMAMEDHLVLMRDTIESFRPGRVAVDSLSALERVTSVRSFREFVISLTSFLKLKETVGLFTSTTPSLMGGTSVTEKHISTLTDTIILLRYVESYGQMRRGLTVLKMRGSAHDHDIREYTIDGTGMHILGPFRDVSGVLSGSPVFLAGEVHGAPAGGGERHG; from the coding sequence ATGACGGCAGCGCTGCACCCGGTCGAGAAGCTGGCGACCGGCATTCCGGGCTTCGACCTGATCGCCGACGGCGGCCTGCCGCTGAACCGCGCCACCCTCATCGCGGGGACGGCGGGGAGCGCCAAGACCGTGTTCGCCACGCACTTCCTGGCCGCGGGGATCGCGCGCGGCCAGCCGGGGGTGTTCGTGACCTTCGAAGACTCGGTCGACGACATCCGCCGCAACGTGGGGAGCTTCGGGTGGGACGTGGCCGCCTGGGAGGCCGCGGGCACCTGGGCGTTCGTGGACGCCAGCCCCAACGCCGAGCAGGCCACCACCGTGGTGGGCGACTTCGACCTGGGCGCGCTGCTGGCGCGGCTGGAGCACGCGGTGCGGAAGTCGGGGGCCAAGCGCGTGTCGCTGGACTCGCTGAACGCGCTGTTCGTGCAGTACCGCGACCACGCCGTGCTCCGCTCCGAGCTGTACCGCATCACCAGCCACCTGAAGAAGATGGGCGTGACGCTGGTCTTCACCAGCGAGCGCACCGAGGAGTACGGCCAGGTCAGCATGTACGGCGTGGAAGAGTTCGTGGCCGACAACGTGGTCATCCTGCGCAACCTGCTGGTGGACGAGCGCCGCCGCCGCACGCTGGAGCTGCTGAAGGTGCGCGGCGCCCCGCACCAGCGCGGCGAGTTCCCCTTCACCATCACCGGCGAGGGGATCATCGCGCTCCCGCTGTCGGGGATCTCGCTCACGCAGACCTCGTCGTCGGTGCGGCTCCCCACGGGGAACGCCACGCTCGACGAGATGTGCGGCGGCGGCTTCTTCCGCGACTCCATCATCCTCCTTTCCGGCGCCACCGGGGCGGGGAAGACGCTGATGGTCACGCAGTTCCTGGCGGCGGGGTTCGAGGCCGGCGAGCGCTGCCTGCTCTTCGCCTTCGAGGAGAGCCGCGACCAGCTGTACCGCAACGCCGCGGCGTGGGGGTACGACTTCGCGGGGATGGAGAGGGACGGCAAGCTGAAGGTGGTGAACACGTATCCGCACGCCATGGCCATGGAGGACCACCTGGTGCTGATGCGCGACACCATCGAGAGCTTCCGCCCCGGCCGGGTGGCGGTCGACTCGCTCTCGGCGCTGGAGCGGGTGACCAGCGTGCGCAGCTTCCGCGAGTTCGTCATCTCCCTCACCTCGTTCCTGAAGCTGAAGGAAACGGTGGGGCTGTTCACCTCCACCACGCCCTCGCTGATGGGCGGCACCTCGGTCACCGAGAAGCACATCTCCACGCTCACCGACACCATCATCCTGCTGCGCTACGTGGAAAGCTACGGGCAGATGCGGCGCGGGCTGACGGTGCTGAAGATGCGGGGCTCGGCGCACGACCACGACATCCGCGAGTACACGATCGACGGGACGGGGATGCACATCCTGGGGCCCTTCCGCGACGTGAGCGGGGTGCTTTCGGGAAGCCCGGTGTTCCTGGCGGGCGAGGTTCACGGGGCGCCCGCCGGGGGCGGCGAGCGCCACGGGTGA
- a CDS encoding circadian clock KaiB family protein, which produces MSRYRFTLFVAGDTARSQQAYADLRRICRERLGDGGFDLRVVDVTRTPEEAETHRVLTTPTVVKEEPEPRRRITGDLSDADKVLAGLGLLPGWPDPLPQTQP; this is translated from the coding sequence ATGAGCCGCTACCGCTTCACCCTGTTCGTGGCGGGCGACACCGCGAGGTCGCAGCAGGCGTACGCCGACCTGCGGCGCATCTGCCGCGAGCGCCTGGGCGACGGCGGCTTCGACCTGCGCGTGGTGGACGTCACGCGCACCCCCGAGGAAGCCGAGACGCACCGCGTGCTCACCACCCCCACCGTGGTGAAGGAGGAGCCGGAGCCGCGCCGGCGCATCACCGGCGACCTGTCGGACGCGGACAAGGTGCTGGCCGGGCTGGGGCTGCTCCCCGGCTGGCCCGATCCCCTTCCCCAGACACAGCCATGA
- a CDS encoding ATP-binding protein, whose translation MIGTVGSVRAARSDERLRGVIDRLADGVMIVGRDGVVRFANPAAEALFGRPAEELVGGELGFPTLAGETTEIDVVRRGGGTAAAELRAVETDWEGEPAFIVSLRDVTDRREAEERRRQAEADQAARRHAEAEARRARFLSNVSSVLSGSLDYHATLSTLARLAVPELADWCVIDVAEEDGRMARVAAAHSDGDREPLLAVLCEDFPPRRDGGSVATQAARGRAPVYVPHVTDPWLEAVTTGPEHAALVRALGIRSLIAVPLVARTETLGVATLVCADRVYSRNDLATAEDFAQRAALSISNARLYAAAQQASRAKSEFLAVMSHELRTPLNAVMGYADLLQAGIGGEVSDRQRSYLDRIKDGARHLEGIIDEILAFSRMEAGHEEVRTRRVDLRDVLRQVGDLLRPVARQKGLGFDLRLPPEAAIAETDPEKVMQILRNLGTNAVKFTDEGEVRIEGVRGGTHHLVRVVDTGIGIRREHRERIFEPFWQVEQSNRREVGGTGLGLSVARRLAELLGGRLSLESTTNHGTTFTLALPAADHPENGGGASS comes from the coding sequence GTGATAGGCACCGTGGGCTCCGTGCGCGCGGCGCGCTCCGACGAGCGCCTGAGAGGCGTCATCGACCGCCTGGCCGACGGGGTGATGATCGTGGGGCGCGACGGGGTGGTGCGCTTCGCCAACCCGGCCGCCGAGGCGCTGTTCGGCCGCCCGGCCGAGGAGCTGGTGGGCGGCGAGCTGGGCTTTCCCACGCTGGCGGGGGAGACCACCGAGATCGACGTGGTGCGCCGCGGCGGCGGTACGGCGGCGGCCGAGCTGCGCGCGGTGGAGACCGACTGGGAGGGCGAGCCCGCCTTCATCGTCTCGCTGCGCGACGTGACCGACCGGCGCGAGGCCGAGGAGCGCCGCCGCCAGGCCGAGGCCGACCAGGCCGCCCGCCGCCACGCCGAGGCCGAGGCCCGCCGCGCGCGCTTCCTCTCCAACGTGAGCTCGGTCCTGTCCGGCTCGCTCGACTACCACGCCACGCTGTCGACGCTGGCGCGGCTGGCGGTGCCCGAGCTGGCCGACTGGTGCGTGATCGACGTGGCGGAGGAGGACGGGCGGATGGCGCGCGTGGCGGCCGCGCACTCGGACGGCGACCGCGAGCCGCTGCTGGCGGTGCTCTGCGAGGACTTTCCGCCGCGCCGCGACGGCGGCTCGGTGGCCACGCAGGCCGCCCGCGGGCGCGCGCCGGTGTACGTGCCGCACGTGACCGACCCTTGGCTCGAGGCGGTGACCACCGGCCCCGAGCACGCCGCGCTGGTGCGCGCCCTGGGGATCCGCTCGCTGATCGCCGTCCCCCTGGTGGCGCGGACGGAGACGCTGGGGGTGGCCACGCTGGTGTGCGCCGACCGCGTCTACTCGCGCAACGACCTGGCCACCGCCGAGGACTTCGCGCAGCGCGCCGCGCTCTCCATCTCCAACGCGCGGCTGTACGCGGCGGCGCAGCAGGCCAGCCGGGCCAAGAGCGAGTTCCTGGCGGTGATGAGCCACGAGCTGCGCACCCCGCTGAACGCGGTGATGGGGTACGCCGACCTGCTGCAGGCGGGGATCGGCGGCGAGGTGAGCGACCGGCAGCGCTCGTACCTGGACCGCATCAAGGACGGGGCGCGGCACCTGGAGGGGATCATCGACGAGATCCTGGCCTTTTCGCGGATGGAGGCCGGGCACGAGGAGGTGCGCACCCGCCGCGTGGACCTGCGCGACGTGCTGCGGCAGGTGGGCGACCTGCTGCGCCCGGTGGCGCGGCAGAAGGGGCTGGGCTTCGACCTGCGGCTTCCGCCCGAGGCGGCCATCGCGGAGACGGACCCCGAGAAGGTGATGCAGATCCTGCGCAACCTGGGGACGAACGCGGTGAAGTTCACCGACGAGGGGGAGGTCCGCATCGAGGGGGTGCGGGGCGGCACGCACCACCTGGTGCGCGTGGTGGACACGGGGATCGGCATCCGCCGCGAGCACCGCGAGCGCATCTTCGAGCCCTTCTGGCAGGTGGAGCAGTCCAACCGCCGCGAGGTGGGTGGCACCGGGCTGGGGCTCTCGGTGGCGCGGCGGCTGGCGGAGCTGCTGGGCGGCCGGCTGTCGCTGGAGAGCACGACCAACCACGGCACCACCTTCACCCTGGCGCTTCCCGCCGCCGACCATCCCGAGAACGGCGGCGGCGCGTCTTCCTGA
- a CDS encoding winged helix-turn-helix domain-containing protein, with protein sequence MEPDAGLSDRLRDRILNALHLGLLRPGDRLPSIRTLWREMGVDHRVVAQAYRTLEAEGLVEVRGRSGVYLAPQDQFGGELLAETARWLAGVLVEAWKRRLTIADVPELIRRCTQTATLRCACVESNEDQMTAYTAELQEQFGLDPYPVRISHLPLPRPERSVEFHWVEDELRKCDLVVTTSYHARLVRKAAENVGIPAVVLTVNPDVVETIQKRLREGPLTVVAVEPSFGDRMRAMYADETPERVRVVLAGDREGLRALDPDEPVLLTRAARQSLGPDDDLPMLLPHSPTFSPHTARELLGVIIRLNLEAAAASDQQPVLRHQEPVTLDT encoded by the coding sequence ATGGAACCCGACGCCGGCCTGAGTGACCGTCTGCGGGACCGCATCCTGAACGCGCTGCACCTGGGGCTGCTGCGCCCGGGCGACCGTCTTCCCAGCATCCGCACGCTCTGGCGGGAGATGGGGGTGGACCACCGCGTGGTGGCGCAGGCCTACCGCACCCTGGAAGCCGAGGGGCTGGTGGAGGTCCGCGGCCGGTCGGGCGTGTACCTGGCGCCCCAGGACCAGTTCGGGGGCGAGCTGCTGGCCGAGACGGCGCGGTGGCTGGCCGGCGTGCTGGTGGAGGCGTGGAAGCGGCGGCTGACGATCGCCGACGTTCCCGAGCTCATCCGCCGCTGCACGCAGACGGCCACGCTGCGCTGCGCCTGCGTGGAGAGCAACGAGGACCAGATGACGGCGTACACGGCCGAGCTGCAGGAGCAGTTCGGGCTCGACCCGTACCCGGTGCGCATCTCGCACCTCCCGCTCCCGCGCCCCGAGCGCTCGGTGGAGTTCCACTGGGTCGAGGACGAGCTGCGCAAGTGCGACCTGGTGGTCACCACCAGCTACCACGCGCGCCTGGTGCGCAAGGCGGCCGAGAACGTGGGCATTCCCGCGGTGGTGCTGACGGTGAACCCCGACGTGGTGGAGACCATCCAGAAGCGGCTGCGCGAGGGGCCCCTTACCGTGGTCGCCGTCGAGCCGTCGTTCGGCGACCGGATGCGGGCGATGTACGCCGACGAGACGCCGGAGCGGGTGCGCGTGGTGCTGGCCGGCGACCGCGAGGGGCTGCGCGCGCTGGACCCCGACGAGCCGGTGCTGCTGACCCGCGCCGCGCGGCAGAGCCTGGGGCCCGACGACGACCTGCCCATGCTCCTTCCCCACTCGCCCACCTTCTCGCCGCACACCGCGCGCGAGCTGCTGGGGGTGATCATCCGCCTGAACCTGGAGGCCGCCGCCGCCAGCGACCAGCAGCCGGTGCTCCGCCATCAGGAGCCGGTGACGCTGGACACCTGA
- a CDS encoding ribosomal protein L7/L12: protein MSRGRVLLNAAVAAFVAVMLAGPGAAVFPSTMRWAAWAACPSGTTPAPKRFREPYNRPGETQVAFLCVAPDGSARDRTLAAMGGLWAMYFMGGCVLLSLLSLRGGSRSADAAPRSVLSARPVPAEVEAQAREMMEHEQKITAIRIVRDATGMGLKEAKEWVEALPHRPASPMSPSRAMESNPPVARLAELKRMLDAGLITQAEYDAKKGEILAGL, encoded by the coding sequence ATGTCACGAGGAAGAGTGCTGCTGAATGCGGCCGTCGCGGCGTTCGTGGCCGTCATGCTGGCGGGGCCCGGCGCGGCGGTCTTTCCGTCCACGATGCGCTGGGCCGCGTGGGCCGCGTGCCCGTCGGGAACGACGCCCGCGCCGAAGCGCTTCCGCGAGCCGTACAACCGCCCGGGAGAGACGCAGGTCGCCTTCCTCTGCGTCGCGCCCGACGGTTCGGCGCGCGACCGGACGCTGGCGGCCATGGGCGGGCTCTGGGCGATGTACTTCATGGGCGGATGCGTCCTCCTCTCGCTCCTCTCCCTGCGCGGCGGATCACGCTCGGCGGATGCGGCACCCCGCTCCGTGCTCTCCGCGCGCCCCGTCCCGGCGGAAGTCGAGGCGCAGGCGCGGGAGATGATGGAGCACGAGCAGAAGATCACCGCCATCCGGATCGTACGCGACGCGACGGGGATGGGGTTGAAGGAGGCGAAGGAGTGGGTGGAGGCGCTTCCCCATCGCCCCGCGTCTCCCATGTCCCCGTCCCGGGCGATGGAGTCGAACCCGCCGGTCGCGCGCCTGGCGGAGCTGAAGCGGATGCTGGACGCCGGACTCATCACCCAGGCCGAGTACGACGCGAAGAAGGGCGAGATCCTGGCCGGGCTGTAA
- a CDS encoding hemolysin family protein, with the protein MDKLLTVLIVFVLVMLNAVFVAAEFAIVSVPHTTMERRAAQGDRLARMVVRVLKDAARRDRYIATAQLGISVASLLLGMYGEHALAEWLAAGLHALGMGEWRYVTAHGLASFLALVILTYFHIVLGEMIPKSISLQAPDRTSRLVTPVLLGVQTVALPLIRFLSFAGNGLLRVFGIDRTELSNENVRTPEELRYIVRESQAGGMLRRESAAVVQELLDFGDLTAGEVMVPRVRVTGLKVGTPFDEVVRIVRRHPHTRYPVYRDDLDHIVGMVHIKDLFRRLRARRAVHEHDAREVPFVPETADIDDVMKALRAARTQMAVVMDEHGGTAGIVTIEDLFEEVVGDIEESATRRPEMYRDDRGRAIVAGTVRVEEVGEFLGVVLEHEEVDSVSGLVLDLLGRPPAVGDVVEYDDVRFEVTAVEGHGVREAAATLLKPPKGPPMPAGEEP; encoded by the coding sequence GTGGATAAGCTCCTCACCGTCCTCATTGTCTTCGTGCTGGTGATGCTGAACGCGGTGTTCGTGGCCGCCGAGTTCGCCATCGTCAGCGTGCCGCACACCACCATGGAGCGCCGCGCCGCCCAGGGCGACCGGCTGGCGCGGATGGTGGTGCGGGTGCTGAAGGACGCCGCTCGCCGCGACCGCTACATCGCCACGGCGCAGCTGGGGATCAGCGTGGCCAGCCTGCTGCTGGGGATGTACGGCGAGCACGCGCTGGCCGAGTGGCTGGCCGCCGGGCTGCACGCGCTGGGGATGGGCGAGTGGCGGTACGTGACGGCGCACGGGCTGGCCAGCTTCCTGGCGCTGGTGATCCTCACCTACTTCCACATCGTCCTCGGCGAGATGATCCCCAAGTCCATCTCGCTGCAGGCGCCCGACCGCACCTCGCGCCTGGTCACGCCGGTGCTGCTGGGGGTGCAGACGGTCGCGCTCCCGCTCATCCGCTTCCTCAGCTTCGCGGGGAACGGGCTGCTCAGGGTGTTCGGCATCGACCGCACCGAGCTCAGCAACGAGAACGTGCGCACCCCCGAGGAGCTGCGCTACATCGTCCGCGAGAGCCAGGCGGGGGGAATGCTGCGCCGCGAGAGCGCCGCCGTGGTCCAGGAGCTCCTGGACTTCGGCGACCTGACGGCGGGCGAGGTGATGGTGCCGCGCGTCCGCGTGACCGGGCTGAAGGTGGGCACCCCGTTCGACGAGGTGGTGCGCATCGTCCGCCGCCACCCGCACACCCGCTACCCCGTCTATCGCGACGACCTGGACCACATCGTGGGAATGGTCCACATCAAGGACCTCTTCCGCCGCCTGCGCGCCCGGCGCGCGGTGCACGAGCACGATGCCCGCGAGGTCCCGTTCGTTCCCGAGACCGCCGACATCGACGACGTGATGAAGGCGCTGCGGGCCGCCCGCACGCAGATGGCCGTGGTGATGGACGAGCACGGCGGCACGGCGGGGATCGTGACCATCGAGGACCTGTTCGAGGAGGTGGTGGGCGACATCGAGGAGAGCGCCACCCGCCGCCCCGAGATGTACCGCGACGACCGCGGCCGCGCGATCGTCGCCGGCACGGTGCGGGTGGAGGAGGTGGGCGAGTTCCTGGGCGTGGTGCTGGAGCACGAGGAGGTGGACAGCGTCAGCGGCCTGGTGCTCGACCTCCTCGGCCGCCCCCCCGCCGTGGGCGACGTGGTGGAGTACGACGACGTCCGCTTCGAGGTCACCGCCGTCGAGGGCCACGGCGTGCGCGAGGCCGCCGCCACCCTCCTGAAGCCGCCCAAGGGCCCGCCCATGCCTGCAGGCGAGGAGCCGTAG